Genomic segment of uncultured Desulfobacter sp.:
CATCCAGATATAGGCACTTCTGCCGTCACCCGGATTGAAACCTGCGTCATTATCCCAGATAAAGCTGTAGTAATCGGCATCAAATAAATTGTTGATATCCAGTCCCAATGTGATTTTTTTCCACTTGTATCCAAAAGAACAGTTCACAATGTCATAGGCACCGTCCTTTTCCCTTGTATTTTCGGCATCAACTTCGTATTCGCCCTGCATCTCAAGCCAGAAATTGGAGAAAAAACCGGACGGATGATCAAACTCAACCCCCACCTTGGCTGTATAATCCGGTATATTTTCAATGTCATTTCCCTTGATGGCCTGCAAAGAAGGACCTGGATCGGTGTATTTTGCCTGGATAATGGAATAGGATGCCCAGATATCCACCCAGCTATGGGGTTTGACGCTGACCGAAAAATCCCAGCCTTTGCGCATCGTCTCCCCGGCGTTGACATAATCGCCGGAGCCGTCGTTCTTGGCCCGGACCTCGTCTGTGGCCTTCATTTGCCAGTAATCCACCCTGGCAGACAGCCAGCTCAACGGAGAAGCCTTGATCCCAAGTTCCCAGCCATCGTTCTTGGAATAGGCAATATCATTGGAAATGGCAGAAGCGCTTGAATTCTGGCCGTACAGGGTGGGGGTGGCGGGCAGTTGAAAGGAACGTCCGAAATTGCCGTAAAAATTGTAGCCGTTGACAGGCGTGATGACAAAACCCGCCTTGGGCTGCCAGATGTAGTCCAGATCCACCATGTCAGTGTTCAGGCTGGTCAGCGGGTTGGTGTTGGTCATTTCACCGTCAAAGGAATCCACACGCAGGGAAGCTGTCAGGCGCAGCCAGTCGGTAACGTCGCCGTCCGCCTGGACATAACTGCCCCAGTAATAAAAATCCATGTCATAGTACCGTGAAAGCGCGCCACGCACCCTGTTGTCCGAGGCCCATCTTGCTTCTATATTGTCCTGGTGCTGATAATCCACCCCCCAATCCAGTTTCAGGCGGGGAATGAATGTGTCGGTCAGTTCATATGAAAGGGTGGATATTGCACCGTACTGCTCACTGTCGTTGTATCGTTCCTGCTGGGAGCCTGTGGGACTCCACTTGCACCACCGGGTGCGCTCAATGCGCTGGTGATAGGCCTTCAAAGACCAGATAAGATCATCGGAAAACGCATAATCCAGATGGGTGCTGACATGGTGGTTATCCTGCTCACCACCGTCGGAAGTCGCAAAGTCAGCCGCTTTTGTGGGATCTGAATCCGCCTCTTCTTTGGTCAGGTAGCCCGGCGCATCGGCGTCCATGGTAAACACCCTGGCAATGGCCCCCAAGGAGAGCTTTTGATTGTCAGTGGTATAAAACCATTTGCCCGATGCAGCCCCTTTTTCCAAATCCGAATGGTCACGGTAGCCGTCGGTTGTCCGGTAGCCCACAAAATAGGTCTGACTGAAGTTCCCGTCGTCGTGGCCTGTGATCAGCCCGGCGTCGTATGTATTAAAACTGCCGGTTAAAAATTTACCTTCTGTGAAATTTCCGCCCTGCTTGGTGTGCAGATTGATATTGCCTGCAATGTTTAAAAGCCCGTAACGCGGATCTGTTGTCCCTTTAACAGCTTCAATGTGATCGATTTCCATAGGGAAAAAGGGCTGAATATCCATTTTCCCGTATCCGAAGTTATGGGGTATGCCATCCACAATCAACGTTATGGGTGCATCGTGGTTGGCGTCAAATCCGCGAAGAGACACCGTGCCGGATACGACGCCCTGATTCCAGTCCCCGTAGTAGAAGCCCGGTACTTTTTTGAGCAGTTCCATGCTGAAGTCCACGTTTTGCATTTCAATCTGGTCCGCACCGATGACATCCACGGATGCCGGGGCATCTGCGCCCGACAAATCGGAGGCTTTTCCGGTAACGGTCATCTCTCCGATTTCCATATACATTTTCTCGTCTTTGCTATCTGCATTGGCAGATGCTTGGCTATTTGTATCTGATCCTGTGATTTGCGTTTTCCGGGTTGTTTGTACCTGTTCTTGAACATCCGCAGCATGGGTAATTGTCGCCGTTAAGGACAACAACAAAATTAATAGTGTGAAGCAGGCCGACAAAAGGTGTTTCATTTGTTCTCCTTCAATAGAAACTTTGGTCAATAAAATAAAAAAAGGTCGCCAAAAACCGTGTAGAGACACCTCTGGTGTCTGACAGTCTTCGTGACCTTTTATCGGGGTGCAAATTGTACTCGTTTCGCTTCCGCTCTTCAGAACGGCGATTGCGAACCGCAATAGTATAAACGCTGCACTTATGTCAAGCTTAAATTATAAGGAACCAAGCTTATTGCGGTCATACCGGTTGAATCACATGAAAAACGCCATACGCGCTCTATCCCATGGAGTGAGACGTTTATAGAGTTTGAGAGCAATGAACCCGGCACCAGTCCGGCAGGCAGCTGCCTGGATTCCCCAGAAAGGGCGAAATGATGGCAATCAATTTTTGGCTTCGATAGAAAAAGAAAAACAAGAGGATTTAAAAAAGTGTCACAATTACGCCACACCTCCCCCCGTCAGAAACTACAAAGGCTCCCAGCGAAACCGCTGGGAGCCTTTATTTACTTGGTAGCGGGGAAAGGATTTGAACCAATGACCTTCGGGTTATGAGCCCGACGAGCTACCAGACTGCTCCACCCCGCAACAACGAGGGAGAATATAGATCAAAGGCGCTTTTGAGTCAAGCACTATTTTCATCAAACTCAAACATTTTCAACAAGAGACTGTTTTAATTCATCAATCGATGCAGTCGCAGTGCCGACTTTGGCCACCACAATACCTGCCGCGAGATTGGCCAAGCCAGCAGCCACCTCAAATGAGGCACCCGATGCCAATCCCAGCCCCAAAAGAGAGATAACCGTATCTCCAGCCCCTGACACGTCAAAGACCTGCCTTGCCTTGGATGCAATGGTTATAGTCGGCTTTCCGGCTTCATAGAGCGCCATACCGGCCGGGCCACAGGTAATAAGAAGTTTTTCAAGCCCTGCCTGGGCCATAATCTTTGCTGCGGCCTCTTCCATCTCTTCGGGGGTTTGAATCTCGATACCGGCAGCAATGGCAGCTTCTTTCTTATTCGGAGTTAAAACGGTTACCCCCGTATATTTGGAAAAATCCATGGACTTGGGATCCGCCAGGGTCATGACACCCGATTGGTTGGCTATGTCAACAATAGCCGCCACAAGTTCACGGGTGACCAGCCCCTTATCATAATCTGAAATGATAACAAGATCCATCTGGTCTATGTAGCCGGTAATGATCCGGGTTAATGTTTCAAGCGTATGGGAACTGATCTGGTGCTTAACTTCCCTGTCAATGCGAAGCATCTGCTGACTGGCTGCGATAATGCGTGTTTTTCGTGTTGTAGGCCGATCCGGCTCGCTTATCACTCCCGTGACATCAACACCCAACGCTTCAAGCTTTTTTAAAACATCACGCCCGGCAGGCCCTGCACCCACGGCCCCCATGGCAAAAACCTTTGCCCCCATAGCTGAAAGGTTATTGATCACATTGCCGGCCCCGCCCAGTGTATGGCTCTTTTTTTCCACAGCCACCACCGGCACAGGCGCTTCGGGTGAAATTCTGTCAACCGTTCCCCACAGGTACTCGTCAAGCATCAAATCCCCGATGACAAGTACCCGCAGATCTTTGAATTTATCAATATTTATCATTTAGTCTGCCAAAAGATTGGTAAGCATGACCTTAAGCTCATCATAAGATCGGGTAATGGGAATATCGGGAAAATCCTCGGTAATGGATTCAGGAGGCTTAAAGAAAAAGCCCTTATCCGCCGCCTGGATCATACCGGTATCATTATAGGAATCACCAAATGCAATCACATGGTAGTTCAAACCCTGCAGGGCTTTGACAGCCCGCGCTTTCTGATTGTCAATTCTCAGATTGTATCCGGTAATCCGGTTTGTTGCGTCCACCGTCAGGTTGTGGCAAAGCAGCGCAGGAAAGTCCAGTTTTGCCATGAGCGGTCCTGCAAATTCCTCAAAGGTGTCGGACAGAATAATGATCTGGGTCTGTTTGCGTATCCAGTCCAGCATCTGCTTTGCACCGTCAAGGGGATCAAGACCTGCAATGACATCCTGGATATCCTTAAGTTTAAGATTGTGCTCATCAAGTATAGACAGACGCTTGGTCATTAGCACATCGTAATCGCTGATATCCCGGGTGGTCAGTTTAAGCTCCTCAATCCCGGTTTTTTCCGCCACATTGATCCAGATTTCAGGTAAAAAGACCCCTTCCAGATCTGCAACAAGTATTTTCATTTCGGTCAGCCCTTCTTGTTTTGTTTAGTCTATTGATGCTGCTTTGTTTATCCCGGATACCAGGGCATCAATATAAAGCAAACAGCTATATTGTTTGTATTAAAATTCCAGTAAATTTTTAAATTAATTTCACGCTTTGCCGTGGATTAAGCCTGAATGTCGATAAAACAGGCCGGCACATGGCCGCTAATCCGTGTCATCGTCTTCAATACGGATAACAACGGGTTGGCCGACCACACAGTCGGTTTGAACAATTTGGGCAAGGGCCGCCTGAATACGGCTTTCCTTGGCCAGATGGGTCAACATGACAATGGGCACCTGACCCGTGGCATTGCGTCCTTTTTGATGGACGGATTTGATGCTGATGTCATTATTACCCAGGATGCCTGAGATGGTGGACAAAACCCCCGGATGATCCTGGGCCTGAAAGCGCAGATAGTACCGTGTGGACAACTGGGCCATGGGCAGAACAGGTATTTTTTTAATGTTTTCTTTGGGATAACCCAACGTAGGCACCCTGCGCCGGGCACCTGAGATAATATCCCTGGCAATATCGGTAATATCCGAAAGAACAGCCGAGGCCGTGGGCATCATGCCCGCCCCATGCCCCCAAAGCATGGTCCGCCCTGTGGCATCAGCATCTATGGTGATGGCATTCATGGAATGCTCCACATGGGACAACGGATTGGAACATGGAATCATGGTGGGCTGCACCCGGGCTTCAACATGGTTCTCATGTTTTTTCCCGATGGCAAGCAATTTAATGGTGTAACCGAATTCCGCCGCAAACCCGATATCAGCCGGGCCGATGTTACGAATGCCTTCCACATGAATATCGCCCAGGTTGATTTCCATACCATGGGCCAGGGCACTTAAGATGGCAAGTTTATGGGCCGTATCATGTCCGTCCACATCCAGGGACGGTTCAGCCTCGGCAAACCCTAATTCCTGAGCCTTTTTCAAGGCATCTTCAAACTTGGAACCATCCCGGGTCATCTTGCTCAGGATATAGTTGCAGGTACCGTTGAGGATGCCGCACATGGCCTGGATATCATTGGCGACCAAAGACTCCCTCAGGCTTTTTATGACAGGCATGCATCCCCCACAGGACGCTTCAAAGGCCAGATCAACCTGATTTTTTTCGGCAATGCGGACCAGTTCATTACCAAAACTTGCCAAAAGCGCCTTATTTGCAGTCACGACATGCTTTTTGTTTTCAAGAATCTTAACAATGAAATCCTTGGCTACGGTCTGTCCGCCGATAAGCTCCACAATAATGTCGATGTCAGGGTCATTAATAACCGACATAGCATCGGTTGTTAATTGGGTACCGGTCAGATTAACACCTCGATCCGTTGTAATGTCAAGATCAGCAATGGCTTTTAGATTCAGACAGGCGCCGATCCTGGACTCAAGCAGTTCTTTTTTCTCCTTGAGCAGTTTTGCTACGCCCGCCCCGACCACACCGAATCCAAGCAAGCCGATATGAATTGTTTTCATGAAGATATCTTCTCCAAAATAGTCCCGTGTTTAAAATTTATTCATTTCATACTTCATCCGGGCATCCCTTGTCAAAAAGCTTTTGACATTTTACAGGCTTTGGGCGTATTATTGACGACTTTAAAGGGATTAACAGATCTTTTAAGATTTCCATAGGTGAGATAAGATGAACGACTCTTTGACATACGCGGATTCCGGTGTTGATATTGATAAAGCCACAGAGCTGGTAGACCGGATAAAAAATATTGCCAAATCCACACCACGAACCGGTGTCATGGGAGACATTGGGGGTTTCGGTGGGCTTTTTTCCTTGAACCTGGCCAATATTTCCAATCCGGTACTGGTCAGTTCCACAGACGGCGTAGGCACCAAGCTCAAAATCGCATTCCAGATGGACAAACACGACACCATTGGTATAGACCTTGTGGCCATGTGCGTCAACGATATTATTGTCCAGGGGGCCAAACCCCTATTTTTTCTTGATTATTTTGCCGTGGGCAAACTGGATAACGCCGTGGCTGAAAAAGTCATTTCAGGTATTGCCCAGGGCTGCACCCAGGCCGGTTGTGCGCTGATCGGCGGCGAAACTGCTGAAATGCCGGGAATGTATCAACCAGGCGAATATGACCTGTCAGGTTTTTCCGTCGGGATTGTTGATAATTCCAAAATCATTGACGGTTCCGGGATTCGACCGGGTCACAAACTCATCGGCCTTGCCTCTTCAGGGGTTCATTCCAATGGATTTTCCCTGGTGCGAAAGGTCTTCTTTGATAAGTGCGGGTATGACGTCAATACCCGACTGGAAGACCTGGAAGGGACCCTTGGCGAAGAACTGCTGAAACCCACCATCATCTATGTATCCACAATTTTAAGTCTGCTGCGCGACCTGCCCATTCACGGACTGGTCCACATTACAGGCGGCGGCATAGATGAAAACATCATCCGGGTCATCCCCCAGGCATGCAAGGCCATCATCCACAAAGGGTCATGGCAAACACCTCCAATATTCAACATCATCCAGCGGGAAGGCAATGTGCCGGAACATGACATGCACAGAACCTTTAACAACGGCATCGGCATGGTGCTGGTGGTTCCTGAAAAATCCGCCCAGGAAGTCATGGACAGACTAAGTGCCATGGACAAACGGGCCTATTTTATCGGTGAAATTCTGGAGAGGAAAAACAACGAGAACCAGACCCAGTACGTCTGATTCCCCTGCCGGAAAGTTAATTCATGCTCATTCTCGGGATTGAATCCTCCTGCGACGAAACTGCGGCAGCAGTCGTAGAAGACGGCGTACGCATTCGCTCTTCTATTGTCTCTTCCCAGGTATCCACGCACGCCATATACGGCGGCGTGGTGCCTGAGCTTGCATCGCGCATGCATCTTGAGGCCATAGACCCGGTGGTGGACCAGGCCCTGGACCAGGCCGGTGTCGGATTGGATGACATTGACGGCATTGCCGCCACCCAAGGCCCTGGACTGATCGGCGCACTGCTGGTGGGATTTTCCTATGCCAAGGCCCTGGCCTGGGCACGAAATCTGCCTTTGGCCGGTGTGAATCACCTGGAAGCCCATATCTGCTCATTGCAGCTTTTGGAAACGCCCCCTGGTTTCCCGTTTATCGCCCTTGTGGTGTCGGGCGGCCACACAAACATTTATCATGTCAAAGCTCCCGGGCAGTTCACCCTCATGGGGCAGACCCGGGATGATGCGGCAGGGGAAGCCTTTGACAAAGTGGCCAAAATGATGGGGTTAAGCTATCCGGGTGGACCTGCCATTGAAGAACTGGCAAAACAGGGTGATCCTGAAAAAATCAAATTTCC
This window contains:
- a CDS encoding TonB-dependent receptor, encoding MKHLLSACFTLLILLLSLTATITHAADVQEQVQTTRKTQITGSDTNSQASANADSKDEKMYMEIGEMTVTGKASDLSGADAPASVDVIGADQIEMQNVDFSMELLKKVPGFYYGDWNQGVVSGTVSLRGFDANHDAPITLIVDGIPHNFGYGKMDIQPFFPMEIDHIEAVKGTTDPRYGLLNIAGNINLHTKQGGNFTEGKFLTGSFNTYDAGLITGHDDGNFSQTYFVGYRTTDGYRDHSDLEKGAASGKWFYTTDNQKLSLGAIARVFTMDADAPGYLTKEEADSDPTKAADFATSDGGEQDNHHVSTHLDYAFSDDLIWSLKAYHQRIERTRWCKWSPTGSQQERYNDSEQYGAISTLSYELTDTFIPRLKLDWGVDYQHQDNIEARWASDNRVRGALSRYYDMDFYYWGSYVQADGDVTDWLRLTASLRVDSFDGEMTNTNPLTSLNTDMVDLDYIWQPKAGFVITPVNGYNFYGNFGRSFQLPATPTLYGQNSSASAISNDIAYSKNDGWELGIKASPLSWLSARVDYWQMKATDEVRAKNDGSGDYVNAGETMRKGWDFSVSVKPHSWVDIWASYSIIQAKYTDPGPSLQAIKGNDIENIPDYTAKVGVEFDHPSGFFSNFWLEMQGEYEVDAENTREKDGAYDIVNCSFGYKWKKITLGLDINNLFDADYYSFIWDNDAGFNPGDGRSAYIWMSIKL
- the rfaE1 gene encoding D-glycero-beta-D-manno-heptose-7-phosphate kinase produces the protein MINIDKFKDLRVLVIGDLMLDEYLWGTVDRISPEAPVPVVAVEKKSHTLGGAGNVINNLSAMGAKVFAMGAVGAGPAGRDVLKKLEALGVDVTGVISEPDRPTTRKTRIIAASQQMLRIDREVKHQISSHTLETLTRIITGYIDQMDLVIISDYDKGLVTRELVAAIVDIANQSGVMTLADPKSMDFSKYTGVTVLTPNKKEAAIAAGIEIQTPEEMEEAAAKIMAQAGLEKLLITCGPAGMALYEAGKPTITIASKARQVFDVSGAGDTVISLLGLGLASGASFEVAAGLANLAAGIVVAKVGTATASIDELKQSLVENV
- the thrH gene encoding bifunctional phosphoserine phosphatase/homoserine phosphotransferase ThrH; its protein translation is MKILVADLEGVFLPEIWINVAEKTGIEELKLTTRDISDYDVLMTKRLSILDEHNLKLKDIQDVIAGLDPLDGAKQMLDWIRKQTQIIILSDTFEEFAGPLMAKLDFPALLCHNLTVDATNRITGYNLRIDNQKARAVKALQGLNYHVIAFGDSYNDTGMIQAADKGFFFKPPESITEDFPDIPITRSYDELKVMLTNLLAD
- a CDS encoding homoserine dehydrogenase gives rise to the protein MKTIHIGLLGFGVVGAGVAKLLKEKKELLESRIGACLNLKAIADLDITTDRGVNLTGTQLTTDAMSVINDPDIDIIVELIGGQTVAKDFIVKILENKKHVVTANKALLASFGNELVRIAEKNQVDLAFEASCGGCMPVIKSLRESLVANDIQAMCGILNGTCNYILSKMTRDGSKFEDALKKAQELGFAEAEPSLDVDGHDTAHKLAILSALAHGMEINLGDIHVEGIRNIGPADIGFAAEFGYTIKLLAIGKKHENHVEARVQPTMIPCSNPLSHVEHSMNAITIDADATGRTMLWGHGAGMMPTASAVLSDITDIARDIISGARRRVPTLGYPKENIKKIPVLPMAQLSTRYYLRFQAQDHPGVLSTISGILGNNDISIKSVHQKGRNATGQVPIVMLTHLAKESRIQAALAQIVQTDCVVGQPVVIRIEDDDTD
- the purM gene encoding phosphoribosylformylglycinamidine cyclo-ligase, producing MNDSLTYADSGVDIDKATELVDRIKNIAKSTPRTGVMGDIGGFGGLFSLNLANISNPVLVSSTDGVGTKLKIAFQMDKHDTIGIDLVAMCVNDIIVQGAKPLFFLDYFAVGKLDNAVAEKVISGIAQGCTQAGCALIGGETAEMPGMYQPGEYDLSGFSVGIVDNSKIIDGSGIRPGHKLIGLASSGVHSNGFSLVRKVFFDKCGYDVNTRLEDLEGTLGEELLKPTIIYVSTILSLLRDLPIHGLVHITGGGIDENIIRVIPQACKAIIHKGSWQTPPIFNIIQREGNVPEHDMHRTFNNGIGMVLVVPEKSAQEVMDRLSAMDKRAYFIGEILERKNNENQTQYV
- the tsaD gene encoding tRNA (adenosine(37)-N6)-threonylcarbamoyltransferase complex transferase subunit TsaD, which codes for MLILGIESSCDETAAAVVEDGVRIRSSIVSSQVSTHAIYGGVVPELASRMHLEAIDPVVDQALDQAGVGLDDIDGIAATQGPGLIGALLVGFSYAKALAWARNLPLAGVNHLEAHICSLQLLETPPGFPFIALVVSGGHTNIYHVKAPGQFTLMGQTRDDAAGEAFDKVAKMMGLSYPGGPAIEELAKQGDPEKIKFPRSMIQKNNFDFSFSGLKSAVGRYLHENSDLDTEMGESDLAHVAAGFQMAAIDVLSTKLIAAAKEKNCTAIGVAGGVSANRTFVDTLRKRAERHHMKVFSPPLSLCGDNAAMIAARGWEMIQSKQVCGLADDVYSRVKSVVGAAG